ACGCCAGATAAGCTGATACAGCTTCTGGGCATCCGCTTCCATGTCTTTAAGCCCCTCAGCCAGCACCTTCACATCCGATGGACGAATGGCTTCATGTGCTTCCTGAGAGTTTTCTTTACTGGTGTAAATGTTAGGCTCTTGCGGTAAATAGCGGTTGCCGAATTCGCTCTGGATATAGTCACGCGCCATACTGAGCGCATCCTGACTCAGGTTGGTGGAGTCAGTACGCATGTAGGTAATATGGCCCGCTTCATACAACCGTTGCGCCATCATCATGGTTTTCTTCACACCAAAGCCCAGGCGCGTACTGGCAGCCTGCTGCAAGGTGGAGGTAATAAAAGGCGCGCCCGGTTTGCTGCTGGTGGGTTTATCTTCTCGCTCGGTGACGGCATAACCGGCCTGCGAAAGCAGGCTGAGCGCCGCCTGAGTTTGCGCCTCATTGACCGGGCGAAATGGCTTGCCAAGGTGGTGAGTGACTTGCATCTGCAAGGGCACATCGCCCGCCTGCAAATCCGCATGCAATTCCCAATACTCTTGTGGCACAAACGCCTTAATTTCGCGTTCGCGCTCCACCACCAAACGCACGGCAACCGACTGCACCCGGCCAGCAGACAGGCCGCGCGCTATTTTTTTCCACAGCAGCGGGGAAACCATATACCCCACGACGCGATCCATAAATCGACGCGCCTGCTGCGCATTGACACGGCTAATGTTCAGTTCACCTGGGTGTTCAAATGCCTGACGAATGGCATTCTTGGTTATCTCATTGAACACCACACGACTAAAACGCGTTTCATCACCACCGATAATTTCCCGCAGGTGCCAGGCAATGGCTTCCCCTTCGCGGTCAAGGTCGGTTGCGAGATAAACATGATCGGCACTTTCTGCCAGCGCTTTGAGCTCAGAGACAACCTTTTCTTTCCCCGGCAAAATCTCATAGTGCGCCTGCCAGTCATGGTACGGGTCAACCCCCATGCGGTTTACCAGCGCGGTGCGCTCATCTTTTTTAACCGCTTTTTTGGGTTTCTCCCCACTGGCATCGCTTTTCTTGCTCACGGCAGCCGAACCACTGGTGGGCAAGTCACGCACATGCCCCACGCTGGATTTCACCACGTAGTCATTGCCAAGGTACTTGTTAATCGTTTTGGCTTTAGCCGGGGACTCGACGATAACGAGAGCTTTACCCATAATATATTGTTACCTACTGAATTCTTTGAAAAAAGAAGAAATTTTTAGCAACTTGTTCTGCTTTTCCAGCCGCTGCTGCCTGAATCATCATGGTTGCAGGAAAATCATTATGTCTGTCGTGGTTCCTCGGTGCTCCGCACGACTCACCACGTTGCAACCCTATGATAATCCAGAATTATTCTTGCGCTGCCACATCACATCTAACCCGCTATTGGCACTCGGCGCAACGCATTTATTTCGCTTGACGATGCAAAATCCCACACTCTACCTGATAAATAACACCACGCAACCTAATTAGCATGTAAAACCGGTTTTCGCCAGCCTATGCCATTCAGCCATCAGGATTTAACGACGCTGAAAATCAGTGGGTTTGCGATATTTTCATCGACAGCGCTACAATAGCCCCCACCACTCAAAGGGTATTTTCCGGAGAAAAAAACCATGCCTGAGTCAACCCCTTCACAAGACCATGTGACAGACATCAACACAGAAAAAAAACCGATTACACGCCATGCGCTGCTGCTGGAAGCCAACGCGTTAATCAAAAGTCATGAAGCGTATCTCGCAGGTATGATGGCCGATGATGTCGTGCAAAAAAATGACGTACTGGTCTTTCGCGGCGACTATTTTCTCGATAAAGACGGGCTGCCCACCGTGAAAACCACGGCAGTATTCAACATGTTCAAACACCTCGCGCATGTGTTATCAGAGAAGTACCAACTGATTGATTAATCACGCCAGTCAGGCCTGGCATTCACGCCATGCGCCGCATCATCATCCTGAAGGCACAAAAAAGCCCGTCGAAACGGGCTTTTTGTCACTGACATGCACGGAACATCATGGTAACGGATGATGACCACGCTGCCACCAGCGCAACATCACCCGTTCCAGCGCATCACCGGCGCTCCCCGTTAGCCTGTCCATCAGACGTTTACGGCGGGTATAACGCACGGCCAGCACCTCGTGGGTTTCCATTTCCGCAATCAGCAAATCGTCGCTGGTTCCAATTGCATCCACCAACCCCATCTCTTTTGCCTGTAAACCGAACCAATGCTCTCCGGTGGCAACAGACTCGATATCGAGCGAAGGCCGCATGTCACTGACAAACTGCTTAAATAGCTGATGGGTTTCATTTAACTCTTCACGAAACTTCTCCCGGCCTTCGTCGGTATTTTCACCAAACAACGTCAATGTCCGTTTATATTGCCCGGCGGTGTGCAACTCCACGTCAATCTCTTTGCTTTTCAGCAAGCGGTTAAAGTTCGGGATCTGCGCCACTACGCCGATTGACCCGACAATGGCAAAAGGCGCAGACACAATACGGTCAGCGACACAGGCCATCATATAACCGCCGCTGGCCGCGACTTTATCTACCGCGACGGTCAGACGAATGCCACGCTGGCGAAAACGCTGAAGCTGCGAGGCCGCCAAACCATAGCCATGTACCACGCCACCGGGGCTTTCGAGCCGAAGCAGCACTTCATCTTCCGGGCGCGCGACAGCGAGGACGGCCGAAACTTCCTCACGCAGAGAACTCACCTCTCCCGCATCCATACTGCCGTTAAAATCGAGCACATACAGGCATGGTTTGGCTGATTTTTCTTCGCCACGCTTCGCGCGTTTTTTTTCCTGTTTGGCGGTTTCTTTCTCTTCTTTTTTCTGTTTTTTCTCCAGCAGGCTGCGCACCGCATCATTCATTGCAGCAGACTGTATCTCCTGCCGCATTTCACGGTATTGTTCGCCCAGATTAATTACCTGCAACTCGCCTTTACGGTGGCGTTTACGCTGCGTCATCCCGACGGTCAGCACCACCAGCGCGCCAATGGCAACGACAAGGGTGACGACTTTGGCCAGGAATAAACCATACTGAGAAAGTAATTCCACAAATACCGCCTTCATTGACTAATGTGAGATATAACGTTGATTCTTCAACAACGACTACGGCTACGGCGCGCGCCGTCAGTTCACTAAGCTAACGTATGACGAACGCGATGGCGATGATCTTCATACAGAAATTGAACTTTCCGCTGCTTTTTCCCGCAACATCTGTGAGAAAGCCGGAGCCTCTGATTGAAAACACCTATTGTTTCAGGCATAACCCTGTGATGGTGGTTTTTCCCTGCGCCATTTTTCATGCCAGCCATACAGCCAGAGGACTCCATTTTGCACTACCAACCTAAACATGACCTGCTACAACACCGCATTATTCTGGTCACCGGTGCCGGTGACGGTATCGGCCGCGAAGCCGCGCTGACCTACGCACGATACGGCGCACAACTGGTGTTATTAG
This sequence is a window from Dickeya aquatica. Protein-coding genes within it:
- a CDS encoding YciN family protein produces the protein MPESTPSQDHVTDINTEKKPITRHALLLEANALIKSHEAYLAGMMADDVVQKNDVLVFRGDYFLDKDGLPTVKTTAVFNMFKHLAHVLSEKYQLID
- the sohB gene encoding protease SohB, with translation MELLSQYGLFLAKVVTLVVAIGALVVLTVGMTQRKRHRKGELQVINLGEQYREMRQEIQSAAMNDAVRSLLEKKQKKEEKETAKQEKKRAKRGEEKSAKPCLYVLDFNGSMDAGEVSSLREEVSAVLAVARPEDEVLLRLESPGGVVHGYGLAASQLQRFRQRGIRLTVAVDKVAASGGYMMACVADRIVSAPFAIVGSIGVVAQIPNFNRLLKSKEIDVELHTAGQYKRTLTLFGENTDEGREKFREELNETHQLFKQFVSDMRPSLDIESVATGEHWFGLQAKEMGLVDAIGTSDDLLIAEMETHEVLAVRYTRRKRLMDRLTGSAGDALERVMLRWWQRGHHPLP